A DNA window from Luteolibacter luteus contains the following coding sequences:
- a CDS encoding DMT family transporter, translating to MSPHDETLSRARIGMIFGFLGVLAFSLTLPATRLAVSSLDPVLVGLGRSAVAAVPAALLLYFTKQRWPSAAQCRALAIVALGVIAGFPVCSALAMTRIDASHGAVLVGFLPLATAVAAFMRAGERPAARFWLSSIAGSATIAVFSLSSGEGAFSPGDGILFLGVLLAALGYAEGGRLAREIGGWQVICWSLVLAFPVIIGPVLWLVSVHGISAPLTAWGGFTYLTVVSAFLGFFAWYHGLALGGVAKVGQIQLLQPFFTFIFAAGFLGEKFGWKPVICAALVATFILIGRGNWSFRRKSGSLLLGKA from the coding sequence ATGAGTCCTCACGACGAGACCCTTTCACGCGCGAGGATCGGGATGATCTTCGGTTTTCTCGGTGTGCTGGCTTTCAGCCTCACGCTTCCGGCGACGCGGCTCGCAGTGAGCTCGCTGGACCCGGTGTTGGTGGGCTTGGGGCGCTCGGCAGTTGCCGCGGTGCCCGCGGCGCTGCTGCTGTATTTTACGAAGCAACGCTGGCCGAGTGCCGCACAATGCAGGGCTCTGGCCATCGTGGCGCTGGGAGTGATCGCGGGCTTTCCGGTTTGCAGTGCCTTAGCCATGACGCGCATCGATGCCTCGCATGGGGCGGTGCTGGTGGGCTTCCTGCCTTTGGCGACGGCGGTGGCAGCGTTCATGCGCGCGGGCGAGCGTCCTGCCGCGCGCTTCTGGCTATCGAGCATTGCGGGAAGCGCCACGATAGCCGTGTTCTCGCTGTCGTCGGGTGAGGGTGCATTCTCTCCGGGAGATGGAATCCTGTTTCTCGGCGTGCTGCTGGCGGCGCTTGGTTATGCGGAGGGTGGCCGCTTGGCCCGTGAGATCGGTGGATGGCAGGTGATCTGTTGGTCGCTGGTGCTGGCCTTTCCCGTGATCATCGGGCCCGTGCTGTGGCTGGTTTCGGTGCACGGGATTTCAGCCCCGCTCACGGCTTGGGGCGGCTTCACCTACCTGACTGTGGTGAGTGCGTTCCTCGGCTTCTTTGCCTGGTATCACGGGCTCGCGCTGGGAGGCGTGGCGAAGGTGGGGCAGATCCAATTGCTGCAGCCTTTCTTCACCTTCATTTTCGCCGCGGGCTTCCTCGGCGAGAAGTTCGGTTGGAAGCCGGTGATCTGTGCGGCCTTGGTCGCCACCTTCATCCTGATCGGCCGTGGAAACTGGAGCTTCCGCCGGAAGTCGGGGTCCTTGCTACTAGGGAAGGCGTAG
- a CDS encoding polyprenyl synthetase family protein encodes MSLKEYLATRSAEVDAALDAFLPKAKEKPATIHAAMRYSIFAGGKRLRPILCLAAAEACGGDVESAMPPACAVEILHTYSLVHDDLPCMDDDDLRRGRPTCHKVYGEGMAVLTGDALLTEAFLILAQTTPAKRYPGAAYVAELALTGGSTRLIGGQVMDLEGEGKKLTKAQLVKIHESKTAALLTSSIRLGAMTANATEKQLEALSVFGRALGLAFQVIDDVLDVTQSTEVLGKTAGKDAAVEKATYPAILGLEKSRKEAAKFTREALDALKPFGKKAQRLREIAEYLLKREY; translated from the coding sequence ATGTCGCTCAAAGAATACCTCGCCACCCGTTCCGCTGAAGTCGATGCCGCTCTCGATGCCTTCCTCCCGAAGGCGAAGGAGAAGCCGGCCACGATCCACGCGGCGATGCGGTACAGCATCTTTGCCGGCGGCAAGCGCCTGCGTCCTATCTTGTGCCTGGCTGCAGCCGAGGCATGTGGCGGCGATGTGGAAAGCGCCATGCCGCCTGCCTGTGCGGTGGAGATCCTGCATACCTACTCGCTGGTGCACGACGATCTGCCGTGCATGGACGATGACGACCTGCGCCGCGGTCGCCCGACCTGCCACAAGGTTTATGGCGAAGGCATGGCAGTCCTGACCGGCGATGCGCTTTTGACGGAGGCTTTCCTGATCCTCGCGCAGACCACTCCCGCCAAGCGCTATCCCGGTGCCGCCTATGTCGCGGAGCTGGCGTTGACCGGCGGGTCCACGAGGCTGATCGGCGGTCAGGTGATGGACTTGGAAGGTGAGGGGAAGAAGCTTACCAAGGCGCAACTCGTGAAGATCCACGAGTCAAAGACCGCGGCTCTCCTTACCAGCTCGATCCGTCTCGGAGCGATGACCGCGAATGCCACCGAGAAGCAACTGGAGGCGCTAAGCGTCTTCGGTCGTGCCCTTGGCTTGGCGTTCCAAGTGATCGATGACGTCCTCGATGTAACGCAGTCTACCGAGGTCCTCGGCAAGACGGCTGGCAAAGATGCAGCGGTGGAGAAGGCTACCTATCCCGCGATCCTTGGCCTTGAGAAGTCGCGGAAAGAAGCGGCGAAGTTTACCCGGGAAGCGCTGGATGCCCTGAAGCCCTTCGGGAAGAAGGCCCAGCGTCTGAGGGAGATCGCGGAGTATCTTCTGAAGCGGGAGTACTGA
- a CDS encoding PLP-dependent aminotransferase family protein, with product MSTVLPLYQELFATLSGLIRAGTFPAGSRFPSVRHTSKEHRVSISTVIEAYRRLEDEGLIEARPRSGYYVAPPKIHADRFPTTTSRPSKPIRIERDTALTAIMEVSGDPAFVRFGSATPGDDIVPEAKLSSLTREVMRKHGAAALRYTPPQGRRELRSALSRRIFDLGLKAAPDEIVTTQGGTEATLLALRATTRPGDLIAVETPSYFGTLHLVRDLGLRVIEIPVDPRSGMVIGALAKALKKHRIAACLVQPHFHNPIGSLMPEENKKELAALAEQHDFTIIEDDVYGDLAHKGERPKSIAVHSERVIHCGSVSKTIAPGLRVGWSIPGAHLEEIRRLKGIQSPWNNTLSELVIAGFLDAGGYDRHLRRIRGLYAEQCAKTRDAVLRYFPDYTRVNQPAGGFVLWVEMPEGFDSEAFTSAALEKRISIAPGTIFSASGGLNHCFRLACGFAFDDRTLEAIATLGKLAPHFLKSP from the coding sequence ATGTCCACCGTGCTGCCGCTGTATCAGGAGCTTTTCGCCACGCTTTCCGGGCTGATCCGCGCGGGCACTTTTCCAGCCGGCTCGCGGTTTCCCTCGGTGCGGCACACCAGCAAGGAACACCGGGTGAGCATCTCCACGGTGATCGAGGCTTACCGGCGTTTGGAGGACGAGGGGCTGATCGAGGCTCGTCCGCGCTCCGGTTACTATGTGGCTCCGCCGAAGATCCATGCGGACCGCTTTCCCACCACGACCTCGCGGCCTTCGAAGCCGATCCGCATTGAGCGGGATACCGCGCTTACAGCGATCATGGAGGTTTCGGGAGATCCGGCCTTTGTTCGCTTCGGCTCGGCGACGCCGGGGGATGACATTGTTCCGGAGGCGAAGCTGTCCTCGCTGACGCGCGAGGTGATGAGGAAGCACGGGGCTGCCGCCCTGCGCTACACGCCGCCACAGGGCCGCCGTGAGCTGCGATCGGCGCTTTCCCGGCGGATCTTCGATCTAGGGCTGAAGGCAGCCCCGGATGAAATCGTGACGACCCAGGGCGGGACCGAAGCCACGCTGCTTGCGCTGCGTGCGACGACGCGTCCCGGAGACTTGATCGCAGTGGAGACGCCCTCGTATTTCGGCACGTTGCACTTGGTGCGGGATCTTGGTCTCCGGGTGATTGAAATCCCGGTCGATCCCCGCAGCGGCATGGTGATCGGCGCTTTGGCGAAGGCGCTGAAGAAGCACCGCATTGCCGCCTGCCTGGTGCAACCGCACTTCCATAACCCGATCGGCAGCTTGATGCCGGAGGAGAACAAGAAGGAACTCGCGGCGCTGGCAGAGCAGCATGACTTCACCATCATCGAGGACGACGTTTACGGCGACCTCGCGCACAAGGGTGAGCGCCCGAAGTCGATCGCCGTGCATAGCGAACGGGTGATCCACTGTGGCTCCGTCTCGAAAACGATCGCTCCTGGCCTCCGCGTGGGCTGGTCGATTCCCGGTGCGCACCTTGAAGAGATCCGTCGCCTGAAAGGGATCCAGAGCCCGTGGAACAACACGCTCTCCGAACTGGTGATCGCGGGCTTTCTCGATGCCGGTGGCTACGACCGCCATCTCCGCCGGATCCGCGGGCTCTATGCGGAGCAGTGCGCCAAGACGCGGGATGCGGTGTTGCGCTATTTCCCCGATTACACCCGCGTGAACCAACCGGCGGGCGGCTTTGTACTCTGGGTGGAAATGCCGGAGGGTTTCGATTCGGAAGCTTTCACCTCCGCGGCCTTGGAGAAACGTATCAGCATCGCGCCAGGTACCATCTTCTCCGCGTCGGGCGGCTTGAACCATTGCTTCCGCCTCGCCTGCGGCTTCGCCTTTGATGATCGCACCTTGGAAGCCATCGCCACGCTGGGAAAACTCGCACCTCACTTCCTGAAATCGCCATGA
- a CDS encoding PEP-CTERM sorting domain-containing protein, with protein MKNPLCSSLLLALFVSSLSEGAVIDAFSGISQIAATGDPLVSPTSSISNNPGSFEDRRFTIESGGGRMETTLGASGLNYSFVTEMAPSGNRLGYITYDASSADPINLMGNGESILRLEFSDLVIPREIWLQINIWSGNGNYTQVRLPEGERAEAHIDIPFSQFAGVDFSEIDQIRISGGRFSSGTSFVLKSITTVPEPMTLGLAALGGLGFLRRRR; from the coding sequence ATGAAAAATCCCCTCTGTTCATCCCTGCTGCTAGCCCTCTTCGTTTCTTCATTATCCGAGGGAGCCGTGATCGATGCCTTTAGCGGCATCAGCCAAATCGCGGCAACCGGGGATCCCTTGGTTTCTCCCACGTCGAGCATCTCGAATAATCCGGGCAGCTTTGAGGACCGCCGATTCACCATCGAATCCGGAGGGGGAAGGATGGAGACGACCTTGGGAGCCTCTGGCCTGAACTACAGCTTCGTGACCGAGATGGCCCCAAGTGGCAACCGGCTCGGATACATAACGTATGACGCCTCCAGCGCGGATCCCATCAATCTAATGGGAAATGGTGAGAGTATCCTGCGTCTGGAGTTTTCCGATCTCGTCATCCCCAGGGAAATCTGGCTTCAGATCAATATCTGGTCGGGAAATGGAAACTATACCCAAGTTCGGCTCCCCGAAGGAGAACGGGCCGAGGCGCATATCGATATCCCCTTCAGCCAGTTCGCAGGCGTCGACTTTTCTGAGATTGATCAGATCCGGATCTCGGGAGGCCGGTTTAGCTCAGGCACCTCATTCGTGCTCAAATCGATCACCACTGTCCCGGAGCCGATGACGCTGGGTCTGGCGGCATTGGGAGGACTCGGATTTCTGCGCCGCCGGCGCTGA